A genomic region of Papaver somniferum cultivar HN1 chromosome 7, ASM357369v1, whole genome shotgun sequence contains the following coding sequences:
- the LOC113299133 gene encoding long chain acyl-CoA synthetase 4-like, giving the protein MGDKKFIIEVEKAKESVNGKPSMGPVYRSLFAKDGFPEPVEGLESCWDVFRISVEKYPGNRMLGRREIVDGKPGQYLWLTYKEVYDIVMKVGFAIRSCGVEKGGRCGIYGINCPEWIMSMEACNAHGIYCVPLYDTLGAGAVEFILCHAEISIVFVEETKISEVLKTFPNTSEYVKTIVSFGKVKPEEKEAAEKFGLAMYSWQEFLCMGEKECELPVTKKTDISTIMYTSGTTGDPKGVMISNDSIVTLIAGVKRLLGSVNEQLTDKDVYMSYLPLAHIFDRVIEELFIHHGAAIGFWRGDVKLLIEDIGELKPTIFCAVPRVLDRIYSGLTEKVASGGFLKHKLFDIAYSLKLNSMKKGNKHEEAAPFCDKIVFNKVKQRLGGNVRLILSGAAPLATHVESFLRVVACAHVLQGYGLTETCAGTFVSMPNELSMLGTVGPPVPNVDVCLESVPEMGYDALSSTPRGEICVRGKTLFQGYFKREDLTKEVMIDGWFHTGDIGEWQPNGSMKIIDRKKNIFKLSQGEYVAVENLENIYGLVSAIDSVWIYGNSFESFLIAVVNPNKQALERWAEDNGIVGDFDTVCGNSKAKEFIIGELGKIGKEKKLKGFEFVRAVHLDPVPFDMERDLLTPTYKKKRPQLLKYYQNIIDGMYKSGGK; this is encoded by the exons ATGGGAGATAAGAAGTTTATAATTGAAGTCGAGAAAGCCAAGGAATCAGTAAATGGAAAACCTTCGATGGGACCTGTTTATAGAAGTTTGTTTGCTAAAGATGGATTTCCTGAACCAGTTGAAGGTTTAGAGAGTTGTTGGGATGTTTTCCG CATTTCTGTTGAGAAGTATCCTGGTAACCGAATGCTTGGTCGCCgtgaaattgtggatgggaag CCAGGTCAATATTTGTGGTTAACTTATAAGGAAGTATATGATATCGTGATGAAAGTTGGATTTGCCATCCGCAGTTGTGGCGTTGAGAAG GGAGGACGTTGCGGTATTTATGGTATAAACTGTCCAGAGTGGATTATGAGTATGGAG GCTTGCAATGCTCATGGGATCTACTGTGTTCCATTGTATGACACACTTG GTGCTGGAGCTGTGGAATTTATCTTGTGCCACGCtgagatttcaattgtgtttgtgGAGGAAACAAAGATTTCTGAG GTGTTGAAAACGTTTCCCAATACCAGTGAATATGTCAAAA CAATTGTGAGCTTTGGTAAGGTTAAACCTGAAGAAAAAGAAGCGGCTGAAAAGTTTGGTTTGGCCATGTATTCCTGGCAGGAATTTCTGTGCATG GGAGAAAAGGAATGCGAACTTCCAGTGACAAAAAAAACCGACATTTCTACTATAATGTATACGAGTGGGACTACTGGTGATCCTAAGGGAGTTATGATTTCCAACGATAGTATTGTTACCCTTATAGCAGGTGTGAAACGGCTGTTGGGATCTGTCAATGAGCAG TTGACCGACAAGGATGTTTACATGTCATATCTCCCGCTGGCTCACATATTTGATCGCGTGATTGAAGAGTTGTTTATTCATCATGGTGCTGCAATTGGATTTTGGCGTGGG GATGTCAAATTGTTGATCGAAGACATTGGGGAGCTAAAGCCCACTATTTTCTGTGCTGTTCCGCGCGTGCTAGATAGGATTTATTCGG GTTTGACAGAAAAAGTTGCTTCTGGGGGTTTCTTGAAGCATAAGTTATTTGACATTGCATACTCGTT AAAACTGAATAGCATGAAGAAGGGAAATAAACATGAAGAAGCAGCTCCTTTTTGTGACAAGATTGTTTTTAATAAG GTAAAGCAACGGTTAGGGGGGAATGTTAGACTTATTTTATCTGGAGCTGCGCCGCTTGCTACACATGTTGAATCTTTTCTACGAGTTGTGGCCTGTGCTCATGTCTTACAAGGATATG GTCTGACCGAAACGTGTGCTGGGACTTTTGTCTCAATGCCGAATGAACTATCGATGCTTGGGACAGTGGGACCTCCTGTACCAAATGTTGATGTCTGTTTGGAATCCGTCCCTGAAATGGGGTATGATGCTCTTTCGAGCACTCCACGTGGAGAAATCTGTGTGCGAGGGAAAACCTTGTTCCAAGGATACTTCAAACGTGAAGACCTCACCAAAGAGGTTATGATTGATGGATGGTTCCACACAG GGGATATTGGTGAGTGGCAGCCAAATGGTAGCATGAAAATCATTGACAGGAAGAAGAACATTTTTAAGCTTTCACAAGGAGAATACGTTGCAGTCGAGAACTTGGAGAACATTTATGGTCTTGTTTCTGCTATCGACTCG GTATGGATATATGGTAACAGCTTTGAGTCTTTCCTTATTGCTGTTGTCAACCCCAACAAGCAAGCACTTGAGCGTTGGGCAGAAGACAATGGAATAGTAGGGGATTTTGATACAGTTTGTGGAAATTCAAAGGCCAAAGAATTCATCATTGGTGAACTTGGCAAAATTggaaaagaaaagaag TTAAAAGGTTTTGAGTTTGTTAGAGCTGTCCACCTCGACCCAGTTCCATTTGACATGGAGCGTGATCTTCTCACTCCAACTTATAAGAAGAAGAGGCCTCAGTTGCTCAAATACTATCAG AATATCATAGATGGTATGTATAAAAGTGGAGGCAAGTAA